From the genome of Oncorhynchus gorbuscha isolate QuinsamMale2020 ecotype Even-year linkage group LG18, OgorEven_v1.0, whole genome shotgun sequence:
AAATAAAGATAATGTATTAGAAGAGTACATGTGCAGCATTGAAAATATTCATTTGATCAGTGCCACTGGCTATATAACAAATGACTCTGAAGGGAAATGCAAATTGCTAAATGGGGGAATCTGTAGGGATGAGCAACCTGGGTGAATCAAAGAACCTGACCTTGAGAAGAACACAAACCTCCCTTAATAGAGAAATAACACGAGGACACCTCAGAATAATCCTTCTAATGTCCATGATGTATATGCGGTCAGTGGCGCTTTGGTGAGCATGAACATTACAGTTCAGTTAAACTAAGTATGCATGCAGAGACATGCTCCACGGTGGTGTGCATCCATCATTTAACAAAAGAGAACACTAATAAAGTACTGCACTCTTAGAAAATAAGGTGCTatctggaacctaaaagggttcttcggctgtccccatacgaagaccctttgaagaacccttttgggttccctTTCCCCAGAGGGTCcgacctggaactaaaaagggttatTCTATGGGGACATCTGAATGACCCTTTTGGGTTCCCTCCTTTCCCCAGAGGGTCcgacctggaactaaaaagggttattctatggggacagctgaatgaCCCTTTTGGGTTCCCTTTCCCCAGAGGGTCcgacctggaactaaaaagggttattctatggggacagctgaatgaCCCTTTTGGGTTCCCTTTCCCCAGAGGGTCcgacctggaactaaaaagggttatTCTATGGGGACATCTGAATGACCCTTTTGGGTTCCCTCCTTTCCCCAGAGGGTCcgacctggaactaaaaagggttatTCTATGGGGACATCTGAATGACCCTTTTGGGTTCCCTTTCCCCAGAGGGTCcgacctggaactaaaaagggttatTCTATGGGGACATCTGAATGACCCTTTTGGGTTCCCTCCTTTCCCCAGAGGGTCcgacctggaactaaaaagggttattctatggggacagctgaatgaCCCTTTTGGGTTCCCTTTCCCCAGAGGGTCcgacctggaactaaaaagggttattctatggggacagctgaatgaCCCTTTTGGGTTCCCTTTCCCCAGAGGGTCcgacctggaactaaaaagggttatTCTATGGGGACATCTGAATGACCCTTTTGGGTTCCCTCCTTTCCCCAGAGGGTCcgacctggaactaaaaagggttatTCTATGGGGACATCTGAATGACCCTTTTGGGTTCCCTTTCCCCAGAGGGTCcgacctggaactaaaaagggttatTCTATGGGGACATCTGAATGACCCTTTTGGGTTCCCTCCTTTCCCCAGAGGGTCcgacctggaactaaaaagggttattctatggggacagctgaatgaCCCTTTTGGGTTCCCTTTCCCCAGAGGGTCcgacctggaactaaaaagggttatTCTATGGGGACATCTGAATGACCCTTTTGGGTTCCCTTTCCCCAGAGGGTCcgacctggaactaaaaagggttatTCTATGGGGACATCTGAATGACCTTTTTGGAACTTTTTTCTTATGTGTACTGAATAACTGAGAGCCCACGGACTCAAAATCACAacatattcattttttttttactgtaggcCTACAGATGTTACACTGAATGTGCACTGACGGTGTCGATATCAGAGGGGAAACGGAACTGTTTCATGCAGGTCTCCCTTCCTCTGTACTGCTGCAAAGGGCTAAACTTGACACAGCACAGATCTCACTATTACAACGGGAGGAAAACCAGAACGATAAGAACAATGCTGTAACACTGTCTCACATCTAATTCAAATAGAAGTGTCAGCTCCCAAAAACAAGATTTATAGACTAGTTTGTTGTGGAAGGAAAAGTTGAGTGCTTTGATTCAACAGACTGTGAATGTTGAACAGCACTCGGTGTTGGGCCCAACCGACCAACACTCAAGCATGAGCAGAAAATAAACAGTCATGTAGCCATCCCCTTTTCACAAAGCAGAGCATGGAGAGGTGGGGGGTTCTCTGGTACAGAGGTTGATGAGAGAGCCATGGCAGGCCAGAGGACAGTGATTTATGATCAGCCTATGGTGGTGCAATGCTGGGACCACTCTGCAGCTGACTCCTGACAATGCCTACCATGGTGGGTTACCAATGATGGAGTATCTATTGACCCAGCATGGCATCACCAATCATACCTTACCACCTCTACTTCAAACCAGCCACCAGAGGGGTATGGATTCTGTCCTGCCATCAGCATTGACATAATCAAACGCTTGTCTCGCCGTGAAAAAAAAAATTAATACTAAGGGATAAGAGCTGCAATTGGAAGTATGAAATTAATTACTGAACCATAGCACATTTAGGACACCAATAACAGAAGTTGGATAGCAAGTCATGTGATTTCAAGCTGGTTTTTCTCCAAAACACATGCCCTTTAACCTGCCATTGTTGGTGGTAATGCTATGCACTTGCCTTGTTTCCCTGCCAAGACAGGCTTTCCACTGAGTTGTGCTGCTTCCCTGCCATGTGTCTGTCTCCAGACTTAAAGACTCCCCTCACTGAGAATGCCTCTGGTTAGAAACAGCATTAACCACTCTGTGTTGGAGGCTTGAAAATAAAGGAGCAGGTTGGATGGGAGACAGCAAAGTTTGAGTCAAAGGTAACCTGCTGATATGAACTAAAAtcacaaaaaaataaatcaaTGGGTCCATTTTCCCTTGAGTGGAGTCTTGTAAATGTACAGAGTAAGACACAGCAACGTAAGGCTGTTCTGTTCTACATTGACTGACTGAAGGCCGGGGTCAAGAATCCATGGACACAGTGACTTCAGATATGACTCGAGGGTTAATTAGAGCAAGCTACACAACTTCAGgtgacaaataaaatcaaatggaGCCATAAGCAGAGAGCTGGCACGTGGCTTGGAACCATTGACATTAACATCTGATATTTAGTCCCAGAGCAATAGCATCCGGTATCACAAGGTAATCCAATCTCACAGCCACTTTGCCCActgtgttctggctctggcccaatCCATGTTTCGGGACCAATCAGATGGCCCCGAATGTGTTGGCATTCAGTGTAGGGTCAGGGGGGTACTTATTGCTGAGAAGAAACTAAGGGCTGTGGGCGTGgcaaggagtctgggtagccatggCAATGCCAATGGACAGACAAGTCAGTTTTACAACATCCTATTTCTCATCACTGTCAACAATACCCAAGACCAATCAATGACCATTGTGCAAATTccataaaaacatatatatatatttttttaatgttaaAAATCATTGCATTATCTGAATGGGTAAGGATGTAACATTTCAGGTTCAGTGACTGTACATATCTCAAAAGAACACTGCTGCCACCCAATGGAGAGTTGCTGAACATCATTTGTCTGACAGAAACAGTCCATTATTGCACACCTTTCCAAACTAATATCACACACATTTCACAGAAATAAACCCCAGACTCAATTTCAAGTAGATTTGATATTTTACTTAAAAAAGGTGCACACACAATACAGTGTATAAATCAAACAAGGAAAGGAATAAGTCCATGTAAAAAGGCTGTGTTAAAATAAATGACCGTGTAGCTGAAACCGCCCGGTGGCGTACAACAAGTATTCTACAACGCCAGATCTGGCTGCAATAACACTACACATCAGCCACACACAACACATGGCAAAACAAAAAAGCTACATCCCATAAAAGGATTGATTAGGAGGTCAAAGACAGCTTGCTATTTGGGTTGAGTCTGTAGAGCAACTTAGCACCAACTCCACTGCTTCTTCTCCCACTCACCTGCCATCTTGCTCACATTAATCCAGTCTCTCAGATGATCTGGCTCtgtcagctctgtgtgtgtgtgtgtgtgtgtgtgtgtgtgtgtgtgtgtgtgtgtgtgtgtgtgtgtgtgtgtgtgtgtgtgtgtgtgtgtgtgtgtgtgtgtgtgtgtgtgtgtgtgaatggccCACCCAACAAGCATAGAGAACACTGCAGAAATGTGGAGGCCCTAACGGTCTCCCTACAGATCCATTGTCTCAACAGCTACGGCTACGGACAGATTGCATTGCTGGTAGTACAGTGAGGTGGGCCCACAGATACAGTAAGGGGTGGGCTCAGTCCAAAAGATCCGCTAGGGTTTGGCAGGCACATTAATTCGACCAATGttcctcatacatacaaacacaggGACACAGTTGGGATTGGGTCATGTGGGGTGTGTTAAGCAGAACAGAACGATGTGCAATGTTTGATTCAAAGGAAAAGGTGCCATTATTAAGAATGTTGAGTATGGTGGTACGGAGGGCAATTGTGTATGGTGCACTGCATTAGTTTACCGATTTCAAAAGGTCACGCCAATATTGATCAGGTCACACCCACCAACAGCAAACATAGCTCAAAGGCGGTTGAAGAACGTTGTGCACCGTTTGGGTAAATGTGTCATTCCATACAAGTCTTCAGTAACTCATCCAATTTAGCAAAATGTTTAATAAACTGAAAAGGACGAAAGGTCAGTCCAGTTCTTTGAAGCGTGCGAACATGGCCTTGCGCACCGCTTGCTTATAGGTGGCATGATTCCAGACAACAGACTCCTTTTTCTTCCTCTGTGGGAGATAAGATAGGAAGCACAAAGCGTTAAAATCACCACCAAGCTTTAAATAAGAAAAACGGGTTCAAATCACCAACTAGCTTTAACAGAACCTCGTTATGGtcgcccccttctctctctaatttaTGCCTAAAAGGACatatccaaatctaactgcctgttgctcaggacctgaagcaaggatatgcatattcttgataccatttcaaATAGAACACTTTGAAGttggtggaaatgtgaaattaatgaaagagaacattagatctggtaaacaACAATACaaaagaaaaaaacatggccTCCCCCATCAACTTTGAAATGCTAGAGAAAGGCCATTATATCACTTAGGAGTCTAGGCACAATTTTGCAGtgcatgtgcaaagttttagacggATCCAATGATCCATTGCATTACAGTTAAAAATGTTGTATTAAGTCTTCCCAAATGGTGAactgatacattttcaagttcataactatagagaacatacaaaaatgatgtggaggaaaaaaagaaaaaaatcggTTTACACAatcccaggaatgtcataaatGATGGATAATTAGCTTCCCTACAGAAAAGACACTaaccttcacacatctagatgaggggacacagcaggggttcaaactgtagaacccagctcctacatttgaatataaaaatgtattttatcaaacaaaactatgctacattttatctctgggaccctcaggatgacaaatcagagcaaatTACTGAAGTACATTATTTAACTTTAGAGGTATCAAACcagttgttgttgtgcactctccaacattagcatggtatttttttcactgtaatagttacattggacagtgcagttagattaacaagaatttaagttttctgcccatataagatatGTCTTTGTCCTGGGAAATTTTCCAGTTACTTACAAAATCATGCTATTCACATTAGcacacgttagctcaaccgtacCGCGGGGTGGACGGCGATCCCgtagaggtaaaaaaaaaaaaaactggggTTAAAATGACCACCAAGttttaaatgaaaaaaaaacaaacaactgGAGTTAAAATCACCAAAAAACCCAACTTGACAACAGACTGAAAAAGAAAGATGTTATAGTACCTCAACAGGCTCAGAACCTAACCCCGGCCTCTCACTGCCTTTATGCATGTCCCTGGAGCCACCGACCCAGCTATTCTGGTGTTGATGTTTCCTTCTCTTCTGTTCAGGGGAGCCGTTGGACTCCCTGGCACTCAGCTATGGAACAGATTACAGACATCAATACATCGTTCATAGAACATTTCAACAATACTTCCTGAACATAGCTGAATCGGAGGTTAGAGAGAGATTAAGGGAACTAAGATTAAACTTTTCACAACTATTGAACTGCTTTACGACTACTTATAAAATGTGTAAATCTAGCCTCCACTGACCTCTTTCTCCTGGTTCTCCAAAGCCTCCAGCTCTTTCTTTGATCTCTTGATCTTCATGTGGATCTCCATGTTTTGCTTGTGGAGGTCTGAGAGCTGCTGGTGGCGCAACAGGCCGTCCTTATTGGGGAACTGTCTCCTACACAGCAGACACGCCATCTTCTTCCAGTCTGTCAGCTTGTCTTCCTTCTCCTGAGACTGACTCCTAGAGGCCTGAGGATCCTCATGctgcaccacctcctcctcctcatcactgcCTGTTGCTGCGTAGTCTGACGCCAGCAGGCCCAGAGAGCCAATGGACTGCTGGGAAGGGCGGGGAGCAGTTCAGAAACAACGTCACCGGGGAGGGAGGAAGGCACCCCACAGACATAATAGATTGGAATCAAATTCATCCCTTCTTTCCCCCTGATCATACACAACAGAACATTGTAGACCAATCAATCAATCTCACCTTTGagcccttcccctctttcttggGAGGAGCCATAGGCTTCTTGAAGAGGTCGTCTCCACCCTGTTCATGGAAACAGAAGAGGGACAGTGAAAAAACAGATTTAATTCCACACCATTGCATTAAAGTGCATGAATGTCACAGAGTCCCCCGGTACCCACCTTCCTCTCGAAGATGGTGAAGGCTGCGTCAGCTGCCTTGGAGGACTTCCTGTCGTCCAGCCCGCCACCGGAGGCCTTGAGTACAGGGGACGGAACACGGACGCTGTCCTTCTGACGGTTCTGGATCTTAGCCCAGCGCTCCATATCCTTCATGATCTGAGACAGACATGCGTGTTAAACATCTATAAGGTGGTGTATTGTTCCTATAGCTTCATTATACTTGACTATATTGTGGGCTAACCTTGAAAGCAGCTAGGCTCCTGggtttctcctctttctctcctggtTTGTCCTTGTTGTCTTTCTTGTCTATGCGAGGTGcagtgtcctcctcctctctcctctcgggggaagggttggggttggggttaggggcaGGAGTGGGGTTCAGGAGCTGGGGAGGGTCGAAGTGAGGGGTTGGCTCTGGTCTCTTCATGTCCAGCGGAGCGTCTGCTGCTGGATTGGCCAGAATGGCCTGTACGTCTGGTGCCAAGGCAACACCAGACTGGGCAATGGGGAGCTGGGTGTCTGTAGAGTGTCCTCCGGGAACGGGGATGTACGTCTTGGACACACTGTCCCAGTACAGGTACTCCTGGGTCTGGGCATTGTAGAAATACTGCACAcatgcacgcgcgcacacacacacgttggaCATGAAGGACGTAGAGTAGAACAGACACACCAAGGCCATTTGAAGAAAATGTATCACATATGAGCTACTGTGTAGAACTCTTACCCTAGAGGCAGGGTCATAGTACAGGGTAGTCTGGGGATCATAGTAGAACCCAGATGTGGCATCATACAGGTAGTTTGTCATGTCTGGAGTTTCAGTAgctggacaaaaaaaaaaacagctgtTACAAGAGTACGACAAGATGACAATATTTCATTTCCTGTCTACTCACATACTTTCCACAGATTCACAAGAGCGTCTGAAGCAGCATATTCCCCGATGTCTGAGGGGTGCACTTGGCCTACTGTTTGGCCTTACCATAGCTGTAGCCATCAGTGCCATGATCTCCTGTTGCTGCCAACCCCCCTGCTGCTGCAGCAGAGGAGACCTGGGGGTCCAGAGCCTGGTGGTAGGGATCAACTGGTGGAGGTTCAGCATAGCCACCTCCCTAGGATGTGGAAGAGGGAAGCATTGGTTAGAAGGGCATTTCACACGCAGTCATGCATTTCCTCTGCTTAAACTGTCAATGTTTCTTTACTTTTGGATAAAGTGGTCTTATAATAGTCTGATGGTGTCTTACTGAAGTCATGCTGGAGTTCAAGTGCGAAACAGATGAATTGGAGAGAGGGTCTGAGCTTATCGGTCCACCCATATGATCGCCTAggtaaaaataatacaaataattttCTTCCTGCTCATCCTCTACTCAACATGACAATTGAAGCATGTTGAGCTGAAAGACAGACAACCACAGCCCGACGCAATATTTGTTGTCTCTTCATGTACAGGTCCTGGAGGGCATACATTTTCAGGGAGAATAGTGTTTGAATGGGGATACTGACTAATGAGAGAGGTCTCACCTTGCATGTTAGGTGGGGGGCCTCCTGGTGGTTGGTTGGGAGGTTGGGATGAATAGTACTGCTGCTGCGATTAgagtacaaaacaacacattaGTATTCTAACCAACACATTATCTCAACAAAACCAAAAATGATACCAAACACCTAACGTACCTCCGTCATACTGGCCTCAGGTGGGTACCCCAGGAGAGAAGTGTTTGATTTATCAAACTCTTTTCTGTACCTGCCAGGAGAATAGAAACCATCAAATCATCAGTGGTAAAAAAATAACATCACCGGTCTTACACTGAAGAGCTTGGTTACATGATATAAGTGTCCCTCACTTTTGGTTCTTCAATGGCTTAGCAATCTCAGCGTAAACCCTGACCCCGTCGATAGAGAGAGGCCTGGGCTTGGTGAGGAGCTCTACCAGACGGGTCACTTGCTAGGATGGAAGAAAGGCCACGTCATGACATCCAGACATAACATCCATTAAGCAGGGTACAACTCTCAGACATTCATAAACATGAGAGTGCAATAAACCATGACAAAGTGGCCAACTGACATGTAATGGCAGCTATGTGATACCTCATGGGAGTCCATGTCTACGAAGCAAAAGCATTTGGCTCCCGGGGGTTTTCCTCTGACCAGACGAACGTTCCTCTCATCAAGGTAGGCGAAGGGGTCCAGGGATTTCAGAATGGTCTCCACTGTAGTGGTGGGCTTCACATTCTTTATGATCATGGCTGTGAGGAAACACGAACAATCATACTGATCTTGAGCTTTCCTTAGAAACAAACAAATTTTTTAAAATAACAATCACACCATCAACTCCTTACCAGGCTTCCCTACTCCCCAAAGATTCTTTGGGGAGTACTCCCCAACTATTCCAATTCTAAATGCAATACTCCCTAACTATTCCAATTCTAAATTCCCCAACAATTCCCATTCTAAATTCCCTATTCCCCAACAATTCCAAATTCTAAATTCCCTACTCCCCAACTATTCCAATTCTAAATTCCCTACTCCCCAACTATTCCAATTCTAAATTCCCAACTATTGCAATATTTCCCCAGCTCACTCACTCTTGCTCTCCTTAAAGATTGGGTCCATCTGATGTGGGCCAGGGCCTTGGCGGCGGGGGTTGCGGCTGGCCCAGGACTCTGCCTGCTGCTCAGCCTCCTGCTGTCTAAGTTGCTGGTCCACCTGCTGCTGCCAGGCCTCTGGGGTAAGGTCCGAGCTGCGCTGCCATGAGCCCTGCTGggacagtgggtcaactggtgtCTTGGCTTGGGAGACATCCTGGCTGTGGTGCTCATTCTTGGCCTTGTCGACCAGGAGCTGGCCTGGGCATGGCAGTAGGGGTTCCTGGGTCGGGGGGCCTGCCTTGTGCCCTGGTTCCTGAAGCAGCAAGAGAAGGCATATCAGTTATTTAGTGGTGGTTGTCTCAACAACCTATGGCTTAACATAAGGAGCACAGGCAAATCAAGTCCAGCATGCATACAAATCTTGGGGTGGACATTACCAATAAGAAATAACTATGCTACTAGCATGCTTaaaacaagaacaaaggtaaAGGGAATAAATCACTTCCAACTACAAAAAGGCCCTAACTGTAATATCCAACACTTACTAGAGCTTCCTTGCCAATTCTGTCTGGCTGGACGTATCGCATCAGAGCTGTTTTAGTGCCAACCTTCAGGGATCCCTGAAAAACAGAAGAGAGTGAGCTAGATTCAAACTGAGGAATCCGCTTCCTTGCCAACCAAGTGACTCACAATTCTAAATGTTCCAAGAGAATAAGACTCCCATCATGCACTGTGGCAGGTTTAGTCCTCCTCTGTGGTGAGGGTAAAGGGGACGACCATTATGGTTCTGACAGGGATATGGAACTTAGATCGACCAATACCTTCCAAGGTATGTCCTCCATGCTATAGCATTACTGTTTGCTAGGAGGTGGAAATTCTAGCTTTTCTCATGTACAGTACTTTGGGGAGGAGATTATGAATTTCATATTAGTGGTCTTACTAGATAAAGCTAGAAAGCTATATTCTTTGACAGTATAGGGCTCAAATATGTACTTAAAATGTGTACTTAATCCAACATGAAATTCAATATACCATTGTGTCGGCAGTGCTCTGTAAATGTATATGACACTAATCTGCATAAAGGCATGACTGACATGACTGACATGACTGACATGACTGCATGATTTGACATGCAAGCTGTAGGTTGGTAGACTCTCCAGTTTAACTAAAATGGTGAGTGGCAGTTATATCTACAATAACCCATAGTTGCTGAGTTCAGTATCGTTAACAGGGTTAGGATCGTAAGACCCAGGAACCAAGACGAGTGCATTTGAAACTTTTATGTAGTCGTTGATGGGTAAAGATACAGCTGACTACATGAAACAATTGTGAGGAAGCGCATGTCTCTAGAATCAATATCTTAGGTAACTAAATCATAACCATTGGATGGTAGACCCAAAACCATTGTAGCAACCAGCTACCCAATGGGGTAAATTAACATAGAAGACACATCAAAGGAACATGTAACACCTGTCACTGGTTCTGCTTCTTTCCAGCCTTGAGCAGAGCCAGATATGGCTGGCCTAGATGATGTTCTGTTACTTAAGAAGGTAGTGCGTGATTCCCTCAATATGGAAACCAGAATAGACCAATATGGTTGGAAGAATATCAGTTATCTATAACCTAAATCTATACCCATGGCGTGCACCACTGACATTCACCTGTGCTACCATGGCTAAACTTTACATGGCTCTATACCAATGGCACCAATAGAAAGGTCTCACAACAAAAGGAGAAAGTGAGCCAAGAACTGTGGTCAAGAGAAAAGATTCCTCTGCTGTCAAGTGGATGGGCATCGAGAAGATGTATGCTTGTATTTAGCAGGCAAGAGTGGATCTGATGTGGAGGATCCATTTAGAGATGGAGTCTATCCATTCAGCAATGCAAAGGAATAAAGTTACTATGGTCGATGCACAGCTCTCTCTGTGTAGAGAAAGATGAATGAAATCGAACATTGTCCACTTGTTGAGATCAACGAATGAGTAAAACCCTCAAGACAAACAGTCACAGAGTATTCTAGAAAATATCTGGTAAGTACCCCCAAGACACAGGTAAAGTTGGCCTTGTGGATAGCCAAAGGTGATGGCAGGATATTGCCAAGAAGGAATAAGTCAAAGGAAAAAGGGTCACAGCAAACAGATCAACTTTCCAATATTGCCACCAAAGGACCGTTGAAAGGATAATGGCCACCACCAAAATTAAAAGCAACTTCGTGTACGTTTAAAGTCTGTAAAGTTGAAAGGGAAAAAAACTAACTAATACAGACTTGAACGCTAGCTCAGAAATGGCTGCCTTACTCGTGTAAGCACAACCCATCCCAGAACAGCAGTCATTTTTTTCTCAAATCTATTGAACTTCAAGTTCCATAAATACCTTTATAATGGAATATGTAAATGATTCAAAGCTAATATTATACCTAAACTGAGTAGTCTGTGATCTGGAAAAGACCTTAGGATCCTTAATATATTATTCTGCAGGTAATAACCATAACACCAATAGCTACTATTCCCAGCCTGATAAAAACAAAGTTAAAATGACGCAAAAACATGAAGGATCTGACATTGCTATCTAAAAATGAACAGATATCACTGTAAAGAAAAGTATCCAACTAAGACCTGGATGGACAGAGGACCAAGAATCCAGGAACAAGACCCATTATGATAATATGCCTATGGGCTTAGACATACAACGTACCTTATTTCTTATTCCATGTATCCAAACATTTATCTAATTTATTGTTTTGAGACTAcgttatttttttctctctcagagATGGTTttctttgttttcatttcaaaATTCATTCCGATTTAAGAGGATTACATTACAGCAAACAAATCTGGAGAATGTTGTTCGAAGTGGTTTTCTTTTTCTTTCCTTTTCAATGCCAAGTGCATCACCAGAAGCACACCTCCTCTTTGACCTCCTTATTAAGCTATTGTTGTGCAAAGTCCCCTTGAACATATGCCAACGATGTCAATTCACACACCCACAGGTAGGGAGTAACTCCCATAAATTATCCCAAACAATAACCAACCCTGCTCCCACCTCTCCCCCTTCTAAAATGCCCGCCCCCAGCCCAAGCCTTCTTCCTGCCCGAAGGCACAGCCGATGTAGAGAGATGAGGATGGGCCACCTGGTTGGATTCCATGAAGTGGACTGCATCCTCGAGGTTTAAAAACTCCACATAGGCCGTATCGTAGCTGTAACCTGGGGACAGCATTTGAAATACAGATGGATTTGCGTTAGTCAATTCCAGTAAGGAAAGCAGTTCACGAAAGGAGATCACATTCAGCATTTTTGTGGTGATGGTGTAGCATTTCGATGAATACATTGGGGGAAATTGAACATTGTCCTAATTCTTCATTTTTTGACATGTATGCCAATCTCTCCATACCTTTGCATCACAAAATGCATTCAAGTcatgtattttttatatttgagttGGCAATGTTGTCCTTAATTAAAAGCCAGTACCAACATCTTTTCCAGATTCAACTATGGATTGAATGTTGTCTGTAAACATACTCCCAAGTACACCAACTACAGCTTACTTAAAATTTCCCTCTTAAGGTAAATTCCTGCAAGCATAGCATAACCTAAGTGCTACTAAGGCATATGTGTACTGTGTATGATTTAAGTGCTACTAAGGCACAGGCCTACTTTGTATGAAAGAAAGTACGGACTGTCTTGCTGCATTTTAAACCTGCCATAATAGTTTGTCACTCAGAAACTTGGTATTGTAGCTTCTCAGGGATCCAAAATGTAACGTAGATGGCTGATGCAGTCCTACAATCAAATTATTGAGAAAACTTTAATCTAAGCTGAATGACGAGAAAAGCAACACCAAGAACCTGAAGTACTTACATAGTCTAACATAAACTTGCTGCCTATATTCTATCGTAATCAAATAGTTTTTTGTTTCAATAAAATAGAAAA
Proteins encoded in this window:
- the LOC124002683 gene encoding RNA-binding protein 6-like isoform X2, encoding MMWDGPRRGPQGGPPFRGDNRGEMFGGRDGPMSDFRGRDGMNMGPRGLQDRGPPMDMRRMDCPPDMRDRDMEPHDIRGRGEPPRDFLGRPGEEPDFSLRRQYETSIRDKLLNAAAGGGFMGPGPGMGGRGMVGRDVRGRGMGGRGMPPRDLREPNDRFIDMRDRDMFRKDMPGFNNPDMDGRRGGFPMEPMGRNEGFRDMCDRDRPPMGMDDIDGFNMDMPPRERDRDRGMMDFDRRGAPPLNPRKRFESDTDFRNRVGPPAEFRGRDRSPVRFADNDGALMDVRGRPGGPPDLGGPNRPKFVGTDPEGTLRDREFPEMEEVSLAEEWKNRKKEKDSHPSPMPRGLPPFSKEIQGERFPPVSREGSLLGEPANFKDRNMPSTEFPGKKDGPPFDFPRPNREAPCSQNWDKKPPTDIPGMDLPPFGRRSLQDPAFPPMGPGLLPNMPNRENDGKRWPEHGDPKQNQNAPNRVDRPPYLLEKDRPPYILEKTPPTPLGHGPNDKTRFKGPKDALLEQGPGSVKLVPGPDFQGKDQDYRDNDYRTGPGIVFDYKHEELPGPDKVLKESKAVPVPKFSDSGSQDQDYRSASVKDKVTHTICITGIPKTATMEQILGAFAVRDGVPMQGMKIKNVVPGYSYDTAYVEFLNLEDAVHFMESNQGSLKVGTKTALMRYVQPDRIGKEALEPGHKAGPPTQEPLLPCPGQLLVDKAKNEHHSQDVSQAKTPVDPLSQQGSWQRSSDLTPEAWQQQVDQQLRQQEAEQQAESWASRNPRRQGPGPHQMDPIFKESKTMIIKNVKPTTTVETILKSLDPFAYLDERNVRLVRGKPPGAKCFCFVDMDSHEQVTRLVELLTKPRPLSIDGVRVYAEIAKPLKNQKYRKEFDKSNTSLLGYPPEASMTEQQYYSSQPPNQPPGGPPPNMQGDHMGGPISSDPLSNSSVSHLNSSMTSGGGYAEPPPVDPYHQALDPQVSSAAAAGGLAATGDHGTDGYSYATETPDMTNYLYDATSGFYYDPQTTLYYDPASRYFYNAQTQEYLYWDSVSKTYIPVPGGHSTDTQLPIAQSGVALAPDVQAILANPAADAPLDMKRPEPTPHFDPPQLLNPTPAPNPNPNPSPERREEEDTAPRIDKKDNKDKPGEKEEKPRSLAAFKIMKDMERWAKIQNRQKDSVRVPSPVLKASGGGLDDRKSSKAADAAFTIFERKGGDDLFKKPMAPPKKEGKGSKSIGSLGLLASDYAATGSDEEEEVVQHEDPQASRSQSQEKEDKLTDWKKMACLLCRRQFPNKDGLLRHQQLSDLHKQNMEIHMKIKRSKKELEALENQEKELSARESNGSPEQKRRKHQHQNSWVGGSRDMHKGSERPGLGSEPVERKKKESVVWNHATYKQAVRKAMFARFKELD